The DNA segment ATATAATAATTAACAATACGTAGCCCTACTTCAAAGACAGCGAAACGTTAGTCCCATGGTTCTTGGGTGGGGGTGAGGGTGTGGAAGGATTTTCAATAATGGCCAATCTTGTACCATTCATTCCAATAAAACTGGCTTTCGGGAAGTTTTCTTTGTCTTTATCTCGTCTCCAACAATCCCAGTGCACTTCATGATTTATAAACAATGCGGCAACTGCCGCAATAACCCTTTGCTGGCAACGGAGGGAGAAGACGCTAAAAATTACTCTAGAAACCCCACTGAAACCGACCAATGTTTTATTGCCTTCCGAGGCTTGGCAAATTGTTCTTGGTTCGTCTTTTAGCTTTATCACCATCTCATCATCTGGTAGTGAGGAGAATCTGGGGATCAGCTCAGTTAATCACTTGATCATAGGTTGATTGTGCATATATAAGTAGGGACTGTCCTTAAAACGGGGAATTTTCAAACCAGCTCAAATGGCCAGATTGCGGACAGTGATATCTACTAGGATTGTTGAGACGGGATTCTCGCTTGTAAGAGAATCTCGTGTCTACCTTTTCCAGCACAGATCACACTTTGGACTCCCCGCCCTCCAGACACTGACTTCTGACCTACTCCCTCGTATCTTCGACGACTTTGCCTTCGCGCAAACGCACGCGTATGACCTTAATCCCCAGATCTTCAGAGTAACGTCTCACCAGTCGCGTCTCCGCCTCCGTCAGTAATGAAACTGCCACTCCTTTGGCCCCTGCGCGCCCAGTTCTGCCAACCCTGTGCAGATAGTCCTTGCTCACCGACGGGGCATCGACATTGAAAATGTGTGTGACTCCCGGGATATCCAGTCCGCGGGCGGCAATATCAGAAGCAATCAACACCTGAACACGCCCTGCGCGGAAATCATCCATGGCCTTCTTTCGATCCATTTTTTCATAGGCCCCATGTAAGTCCGCGACAGGCACATGATGAAAGTCCAGCTTGGAGGCGATGGTCTCCGCTGTTTCGTTCCGGTGTACAAAAACAATGGCCTTTTCAGGATTCATGGCGTGAATGAGTTTACGCAGGATATCCGGTTTGTCGCGTTCCTCGCAAACGAGATAAAGGTGTTCGATATTTTCGTTCACTGGTTGCGCCCCAGTTTGTAACATGACGAGATTCGGCGCGAGCTTTTCAATCTCCACACCGCTCCTTGACTGTTCTGTGGCCGAGACAAAGATCAACTGACGATCGCGCGGGGCTGCGAGAATGATATCGTGGATAAACTC comes from the Verrucomicrobiota bacterium genome and includes:
- a CDS encoding DEAD/DEAH box helicase — encoded protein: MTFSELGLPDSLVAALAKQKITEPMAIQAAAVPVLQAGKDAYIHSETGTGKTLAYLLPLFCRMDMKQPITQVIIVAPTHELAIQIQRQCADLAQHSGMPVRTLLLIGGTSMARQIEKLKKKPHIAVGSPGRIRELIAMGKLKGQTIKTIVVDEADRLLGDESAEFIHDIILAAPRDRQLIFVSATEQSRSGVEIEKLAPNLVMLQTGAQPVNENIEHLYLVCEERDKPDILRKLIHAMNPEKAIVFVHRNETAETIASKLDFHHVPVADLHGAYEKMDRKKAMDDFRAGRVQVLIASDIAARGLDIPGVTHIFNVDAPSVSKDYLHRVGRTGRAGAKGVAVSLLTEAETRLVRRYSEDLGIKVIRVRLREGKVVEDTRE